The genomic interval CATTCAGGATTATTAGAAATTGTATCCATAAACtataagtagatttttttttcccaaggaaaATCATGCATGGAAATACATGCATGATTTGGGGAtgggtactggcatttgaactcaggtcttccatacaacttgagccatgctcctaggcCTTGCATGAATTCTTAAAGGTAAAGAAGCCTGATAAGggtttgattgttttcttaccaggtTGCATGAGACCCGTTCAGGAGACATCTGCAATGCCTGTGTTCTGCTTGTGAAAAGATGGAAGAAGTTGCCAGCAGGATCAAAAAAAAACTGGAATCATGTTagttcatctttcttctttctgaattATACCTGTGTTATAATTAAAGTAACATTAATTTCCCCCATAATGTAAGAAGCAATATATCCCTAGagtggaaaagaatgaagaaaaacactaGCTGCTGCTCAGATATAATCACTTAACATTTTGGTATGCTTGGAATAGAATGGCCTGGTATGGCAATTCCTAAGATTGAATCCAATAAACCCCATTTGGAGATTTCGCAGTGCACATTCACATATTTTAAGGCTTAACCCACTAATTCCAAGAGTTCGTTAGACATGGATCCTTTTTTCATGTCTCAGGATAACATGTTTCCTTGAACTAATGAGCACGTAAGTTTTGGACTCAAATCTGGGTTTGAATTTTGCAATAGGTTACATTTATTTAGGAAGGGCAAATAGAACAGCTATCCCATAGAGCTACTTTGAGAGCTGAATGAGAtggtatatataaaatgaaacatataTAATCACTCATTATGTTGAAGCTGTtgttaaatttcatatttaaatcttGTTGAGTTCAAACTAGCAGTGTATTTGTGTGTTCAGTAAGCCCTTTCATATTTCCATGTCACTagaacttttgtgtgtgtgtgtgtgtgtgtgtgtgtgtgtgtgtgtgtgtagaactggtgtttgaattcagggcttcacgcttacaaagcaggcactctatcacttgagctgcacctctagtccattttgctctggttcttttggagatggggtcttttgaactatttgtccaggctgacctggaaccatgatcttcctgatcttggcctcACAATTGGtaaggattataggtgttagccaTTAGCACCCagctcataatttttttttctttactttgctgggtgggagtacattatggcatttacaaaggttcagCTCATAtatttttgatgaacagaacactgctaacttttcttttccctccttctcgtGCTGGGTGTTTAACCCAAGACCTTGGAGCATGTTAAACAAAAGCTTGACTACTGAGCTGCTCTTGCTCCAAGTCTTACTAATTCTTTCATGTTACTTTTCAGATTTATGAAACTTATAcaacattttttttaagtaggcagACATTTTTCTCTATATCTTATCTATACTACCCTTACACTGTCCTTTGGCGATGATGCTAAATTATTATGGTAGGTCTCCATGGCTCTCTTACCTTATTAAATAAGCTTTAATAGCTTATCTGAAGAAGATAAAATTGTGACTTTAGAAGGTGATGACAACCTTGTTTTTGTATAGAAATCTGCAAATACTTATGTGAGTGAGTACATAAAAAATAGGGCCAAACATAGCTAACACAGTGGAAGAATGTGCTACTGCCATTGCATAATTGACGTCAGGGAGTAAGGTATGTAGTAAAAGAACATAATTAGGCCTGAAGACCTTGGTTTTTATGTCTCGTCCTCCTCCCCAGTCACCCTCAATTATTTACTGGCTTAGTAACATAAAGGCAGCATGCATAATTTCTCTTTGCCTTGATTTTCTTTGATGTAAAATTAAGAGTAGTAGCCCTTTATTGCTGGTTGGTAAAATCAAGAGTGCTTGAAAGCTTTTTGTAAACTGCAAAAATATTGTCCTGTAATAGTTGTTAGACTTGATTCTCCTTCTCCTTGTGTTGAGTTGGGCCATCTAATAATGATTAACCCATACTTaagtctatttaaaatttttttccagcagtCTCCTACTATTAGTCACatcaaagaaagaattaaaaaaaaaacttagtactAAGtccatttattcttttatatcatATTATGATTAAAGATATattaactggaggtatggctcaagcagtatagtgcctgctttgtaagtgtgcagccctgagttcagatgccagtcccaccaaaataagtaaataagaaacTGCTAGTATTAAAGATACGCATAAACCCTGAAATACTGAGTATAAAACTGGTTTTTAAATAGGCATGGACCTGAACAAAAGGGATACATATATACACTggtgtcatttttaaaatggtattaAATATTCAGTATTTTCTTCCAGGTGGTAGATGCAAGAGCAGGACCCAGTCTAAAGACTACATTGAAACCAAAGAAAGTGAAAGCTTTGTCTGGAAACAGGATAAAAAGCAACCAGATCAGTAAGCTGCAGAAGGAGTTTAAACGGCACAGTAAGTTTGATGGGGGAACATTAGTACTAAcaagtaatttttcctttttttttttttttctttttggcagggcTGACTACATGATAGGCAAGAGTGCTCTGTCATCCAGTTATGCTTCCAGTTCCTttactgcttttttaaaaaaagccttGGAAGACAATGTTGACTTAATAGAgacattttatttctgtgaagtcTTAGAACTCTATCTGATTTTGGTGTCATGAAAGTACTTTAACAGGCTAACCACTTCTTCAGAATGTACTGAGACTACTCTAATGTCTTTATGGACAACTTATGACATCTTAActtactttctttgttttggacaatactggagtttgaggtCAGGCCTTCCTGCTTGCTGGCTAggtggtgctctaccatttgagtcatacctccaatcCTTAACTTTGAACTTTGTCTTTGTAGCAGTTGTATTTCTCGCTTGTTTTTGCATAAGAAAATTGAATCCTGGAGATAAAGCAGAAGCATGTGAATGTAGTAGAAAATATGCAACTGAAGTTCACATTTCTAGAATGTAACTTTAGAAATCATAACTTACATATGGAGTAAAGTCAGTCTCTGGACTTTTATGTTTAAGGGTATTTGTGTTGTGTAGGATGATGGAATGGGAAAGAATGTCAGTAATGCCAGATGCACATTGTTTTATCGGTAGTTGTGATggtatatttgtattttagaatTTAGGTTTTAGATTTTGTAAAGTACTAAATATAATGTTCCTGTATAATATCTCTCACTCTTGGGTTATGAGTTATCCATTTGTGGCCAAATAGATTAggaataaattttgtattttcagaGCTTTCCCAGAAATAATGATTAGGGGTGTGGACTTATATGTGAgttctcaggattttttttttttttttttaatctataggAACCTGTTAGACAAAATAATATCAATAAGATAATGGACTGTGTGGGggtggttcaaatagtagagtgcctgcctaggccctgagttcaaactccattagcagcaacaacaacaaaaatgataaattaccGTCATGCTTGTTTTAGAATGATGTAAAAGACAGTTAACTGGGTATAGTGGGAGAGTGAGGGAGAACTCATCTTTGGAgcaattttgatatatttatcTCAGTTGTAGACCTTAGAATAAGTACAGAAAGGCTATTTAATCTTGACCCTGGTCACTTAGTTAATGGTAGAGATAAAGTTCACTGTAGGTTTGTGTAACTTCAAAGCCATGTGCTCTTTCTGTATTCCTACTGGGCTCTCCTGGGTTTAGCCAATGCTCTAGGACATGGTCTTTCCAGGTCTACTTTGCACTTTTGTATAAGTAGGTATTAAATAGTCCTCCCATAGTTAGTTACTCTGATGATAAGTTTAAtctttgaaaatacttttttccatttatttatagtaaaatatttaggtagcataaatgtgtgtatgtgtgtgttttgtttatgCGTGTTTCTTAACTGGTCTCACccaccctccctcaccctctaGTATAGAAGGATTTAACCCTACTCTAAATTCtcactatgttttattttttggtggtactggggttttaaactcagagcctcattcttGGCTACTCAggtcctctaccatttgagtcactcccctgaccctcttttgctttagttatttttcagatagggtctcgcatttTTGCTCAAGAAGAGCCTCGGACTGCAATTCTGCCtgtgcctcctatgtagctgaagACATAAGCCACTGCATCTGGCCCCTCACTACATGCTTTAAAGAATATATTCAgttggctcaagcaatagagtgctgaaagccctgagttcaaactccagtactgccccgcAAAAAAGAACATTTGGGAAATAGTAATTTTCTCTTATCATTTGAAAGTAGAATTGAGTATTCATATGTATATTCTTAGCTTTTTCCCTTAGTTATAGACAAAGGTGTTAACTAACTTTTgcctaatttaaaataatatgtccAGTACACCTTTAGAGTTTTATGACATAGCTGTGCTGTATGTTTTATGACATAGCTGTGTTGGAGATGGAAAATCAGTCCCTTTTATAAGGTATATGAATTTGAGACTGAGACAGCGTTTTCACAGATAAACTATGAATTGCTAGAGCCTGTGTATGTCagaacagctttttaaaaatttttttattcatttattcacatttgcgtacattgtttgggtcatttctcctccctgctcccctcccccaccctctctctcccaccctttacttccaggcagaacctgttctgcccttatctctaattttgttgaagagtcagAACAGTTTTGAGACATCTGAATTTCTACACATCTGCTAAATGGTCTCCCTCCTGGTTGTGTTTCCttccatgtatcttttttttttttttggtaatggtggtgctagggatcaaaccctcATGCATGATAAGCATGTTCTCAAGCTCAAAGCACAACAAATTCTTACACTAATGTTAACTAATCTTTTTATAGCATCCTTCCCAAAATCTCCAGTGATTTTTTGCTGTAGAATAAATCTTATTGAAAATCCCTAGAAAGACTTAAGAGATCTTTCTGTTTTAGGGAAAGCATAATAGTTAGGGTGTGTCATACCTGGAGCATTCCCTGGAAATTTGCTTAGTCTTGCCACCTCATTCTAGGTGGATTTTTCCAAatcctatttaatttttaaaacttttacagTTGGTGTGGTTCTTGGAAGAATTTCCAGACCTACATTCTAGAAAAGAGTTCTTCACTGTGTATGTAATTTGTATATTCTATTGATTAGATTAAATTGCATGAAACTATGATTTTTATAAACAATGGTAAATAATTGAAATTTCAAATGGCTCAAAGATACTAAGCACTTCTTAGGATACTGAGCTTTGCTCAAGTCCAGAGCTGAAAGTTTTTGAGTCCACACtagatttatttctttaaagcCTGCCACTCTTGaggatttcatttgtttttttttttgtttttatcaagtTGCATGCTCTATCTATtggaaataacattaaaaacactAATGGTACTTTGTTttagatatttaatttaatttaattttttttggtgggactggaggggTTTAAATACAGAGCAGGTGCTGTAACACTTGAGTcccacccccagtccattttgctttggctgctttggaaatgggggtctcacaaactatttgcctaggcttagcttcccaagtagctaggatgataggcatgagccagtggtgcctggcTAGATAGCTAATGTTGTGCCATTTAATGTAAGTGTTTATTAATATAAACTTGTGAGCTCCataaaaaagttttttctttaacttttttttttccatgtagtTTGGTGCTTTCTAGCTACTTAATAACCATTTGATCTCTGGACTAAAATATCTACCTGTCGTAAGAGGGGAGTAGTTGTGAGATTaaattcccccttccccccctatTTCAGCTCCAGTTCCTTTCCACCACAGTGATCCTTCCACTTAGTGGGAGTTTGAGGAGCTGATGCTGTCGCTGGCAGCTGCTACACTTGAATGAACCTGAAAAAATAGAATGGATGATTGTTGGGGTTAGAAACCTAAAGACAGGAGACAGTGGGTTCAAGATGACACAGGAAGAATTAACCCTTGAAAGAGCACAATTGgcagaagaaattagaaatgagTCCCTTAGCTGTCTTCATAGAGTGGTCAAGTTTCCAGAAGACAGAAATCGAAAGATCAGAAGTGTAAGCCCATATGATCACAGTCGTGCTAAACTGCAAAATATTGAAATGATTATATTAATGCCTGCTTAGTTGACCTGGACAAGGCACAGAAGAATTGTCTTAACACAGAGTCTACTTGGCTCACATTACATCATATTGTTAAGAAAGAATCAGTTAAATGTGAGGAGTACCAGCCAACAGATAACTGAGAGATACTATTTATAGAAACAGGATTCAATGTGAAGCTTCTCTGAAAAAGTGAAGTCATATCATACCATATGTCATCTACAATAAGAAATTATCGGTAAAATCGGAATAGTACCTCACTTTATACTAGCTGGCTAGACTTCAGAGTCTGAATCAGCAGCTTCATTTCTCAATTTCTTGTTTAGAGTGAGAGAATCTGGCTCCTTGAACCTTGACCATGGGCCTGCAGTGATCCACTATCTGGCAGACACCTATCTTGCTCTGATGGAAAGAGATGATACTGGCATAAACAGTATTACTGAATATGAGGAAATATCAAATGGGACTTAGTCGGGCACCATgtcaacttgctaggcaggagctccaccacttgagccactctgccagccctgttttgtgttgagttctttcaagttagggtcttgcaAGATATTTGCATAGACTGGCTtcatactgtgatcctcctgatctctgcctcatgagtagctagaattacaggtgtaagtcactggcgcctggctagttttctttttaaaacacgtCAGTACAATAGCTTTAAGTATCAGTCGTgtaaatagtgatttttttttttaacaactcaCTTACATCTTAAATCTGTTATGTCATATGCCCCTGACTTaagatttttttgaattttccaaAGGTGTAAAATCAATACACCTTGTAGAAATGGTACTttgaatttttgtcttttccctaACCACATGTGGTTTGATTCTCACTCAGCTGGGCAGCCACAGCATCAAGCGGGTGCTCCTCCCCATCAACTACTCAGTCACAAGGACAAACAAGGGATACACTGTAGCGTTCTGTTGGTAAACtatgatgtttggtaggttaggtgtattaaatgaaTTCAACTTAGCATATACTATAGTGAGTTTATTGGGATGCAGTTCCATCAGAAGTCTTTTAGTATCTGTAACTGCAATTACATAATTGcatataatgaaaatgaaaatctttttcttttatctttattgcaGATTCCGATGCTCACAGTACCACCTCAAGTGCCTCCCCAGCTCAGTCTCCTTGTTACAGTAACCAGTCAGATGATGGCTCAGATACAGAGATGGCTTCTGGCTCTAACAGAACaccagttttttcctttttagatcTTACATACTGGAAAAGgtaaaagtaacagaaaatacCCCTATTCAGCAGCAACCCGTCTTAATTACAGGCAGCAGGTATCTGTAACAGTTGAATGGTACTTGCCAAACAGTTGGTAGCACACATGGTTGGAGGTGGATTAAGCAGGAATTGAGTAGAGTTTGGATTTTATAtactctttcttttaaaagaaaaatatacctgGCTGGAGGTATTGTTCAAGCAGTAGAAgggggtggtagagtggctcaagtggtagagcatctgcctagcaagtgtgaggcccagagttccaGCCCTCTGTCCcccaggtaccaccaaaaaaccccaaacaaataagaaattttGACTGGGGGCGGGGTGTGTGGAAAATAGTGTTTGCCAACAAGCTGATTCTCAgaggcaaaaggaaaagagatCCTGGATTGAAATTCTGAGATgaaagaaggataaaagaagTACTGAATGTTttagttaaatttaaataaacacttttaaaatggtAGTAGTTGTGATAATGAAAAGAGAATTACACGATAGCTATAATAATTAACTTGCATGAAAGAACTGATAGGAGTTAAAAGTGTCCAGTGTCATTTGCATTGTTGAGAATAAACTTACtgagtacctttttttttttttaattttatttatttattttttggtggaactggggtttgaactcagggtctcatacttgctaggcaggtgctctaccacttgagccacaccgccagccccTGCTGAGTAACTTTAACTATGTAACTACTAAAGAGTACAAATAAGCATGAAAGGCTGcagagaaaaaagggaagggCATGGAATTAGATTGAGTAGGAGAAAAAAAGGCCATAGAGAAAAGGTGGGacacaaaaaaagtaataatatgaTAGAATaggctgaggatatagcttagtttgtgcaagaccctaggttcagTCCTTAGTATGGTAGAATAAACCCGAATCAATCATTGATCACAATTGATAGGAACAATAATAGTTCAGTTAAAAGGACTGAATTGGGGGCTggtagagtaactcaagtggaagaacacctgcctaccaagtgtgaggccctgagttcaaaccccagtaccacaaaaaaaaaaaagaaagaaagaaaaagaaaaaaaactgaataagcaAAATACAGCTCTATTTATCAGATATAAAAgatgaagtttaaaaataaagggaTGAAAAATATatctaacaaaataaaattataaaaaaccaACTCCCatagaattgcaaattaaaaagcCCATGGGTCCAAAAGAAAgtataatacaaattaaaaaaaaagaagaagaagaagatgtgTTGGTTGTTTTGGGCATGAtgatatatgcctataatccccagcatttaggaggatggaggcaggaggtttgcaagtttgaggccagcctgggctgtattaCAAAACTATTTGGTTTTAATGCTATTATAAAAGAATGACTATAATCCAGTGCTCacaaagctgaagcaggaggatcatgaattcaaggtcagcctagttTACACAGCAAGTTCCAGAATAGACTGGACTGCAtaggagaccctgtctttaaaaaaacaaaagaaaaaaaaaagtacagccaaaatcatactcaattgtgataaaaatgaaagcatctcTTAATATGAGGAGCATATCAAAGGACTGTTCACTGTCAACATTATACATGAGCAGGTTAATTGCCAGTAGAATAATGTTAGGTgggttgatggtggtggtggtagtaataataaaagaacagTGCCTTGCATATAGTAAGTACTATATACATggcttattaattcatttaatactTACCACAACTTTATTAAGTATTGTATACAAACAGGTATAAGGAAGAATAATTTACTTAAGGATATCCCATAAATAGAACAGAATTTAAGTCCAGGCAACTTTATAAGAATCTTTTACCATAGCagtagaaaatacttttaaagccctagtaataaatttaaaagccctttacagagaaataatataaaaatcataCATTATTGAATAACATCGTAAAGGTATACCACCTTCATGAAGGTAGTAAAACTGAGTATTGTAACGATTATCATGGGTTGAGCTTGACAAATTaggtttaaaatatataaagtgaaagagaaagatgtaCATATACTTGGCCTGAGAGAAATCAAGACATCACAAAGTCATAGTAATTGGTATAATATGTTTTGGGTctaggaataaaaatataaaccagtGAGTGGGATAGAATACAGAGTCAATATGGAATGCATGTGGAAGAATTGATGTTTGAATCTCTAACTCACACCATACACAAGTATCAATTGCAGAtacattaaaatagaaaatgattttgGGGTAGGAAAGAattgtgactttgtgtgtgtttgtggtactgaggtttgaactcagggcttcatgcaaggtaggtgctctaccatttgagccatgcttccaacaGGAAAGGATTTTGTTTAACAAAGTACTAAGCATAAAAGAAAtcaagttttattgcattttaactATGAATTAAATGCATGAAATGATACCATAAGAGTGtgaaatcagcctgggcaaatagtttcacgAGACCTTATTTCGAAAAACTCTTAacagaaaaagagctggtggagtggctcaaagtgaagaccctgagttcaagcccagtaatgcaaaaaaaaagaaatcaacacatCTAACAAGATATTTGTATATGGAATATGTAAACAACTcctataaaataagtaaaagacaAACCAATAGAAATATGAATAGAACACTTGAAAAAAGGGTGTCATACAGAAGAAATAGCTCATTAGATGAAAGCATGAAATAttctcagccaggtgctggtggctcacacctataatcctagctacttaggaggcagagatcaggaggattgtggttccaaaccagcctgagcaaatagtttgagagaccctatctggaaaaaaaagtcacaaaaaagtaatggtggagtggctcaatgtgtagaccctgagttcaaacgttcAAACTCTAGAATCTCGggggaaaaaattttttatttttttttttttggtaatcaAGGAGATAcaagttcaaatttcattttgtgcccAGTGGAAAGGTTAAAAACTAGAACATCTGTTGGCAGATGTTGGAGATGAGATGTCGACCATGGGTGTAAACAGTTATAAAACTGTGTTAATAATTGGTATTTTTGGTTAAAAGTTGAAGGTCTCCTATTCCTATATTTTAGTAGTATAACCCAACCTTTAGAATATGTGCACTGCTATGTTCAGCAGTGTTTGTAATAGCAAAAGTCATCAAAAGGAGAGTGGTATGGTGAtggcatggctctagtggtagagcacctgtcta from Castor canadensis chromosome 8, mCasCan1.hap1v2, whole genome shotgun sequence carries:
- the Sinhcaf gene encoding SIN3-HDAC complex-associated factor; translated protein: MFGFHKPKMYRSIEGCCICRAKSSSSRFTDSKRYEKDFQSCFGLHETRSGDICNACVLLVKRWKKLPAGSKKNWNHVVDARAGPSLKTTLKPKKVKALSGNRIKSNQISKLQKEFKRHNSDAHSTTSSASPAQSPCYSNQSDDGSDTEMASGSNRTPVFSFLDLTYWKRQKICCGIIYKGRFGEVLIDTHLFKPCCSNKKAAAEKPEEQGPEPLPISTQEW